DNA from Plasmodium falciparum 3D7 genome assembly, chromosome: 8:
aatacacaccaaatgttaatatatttattttgttttgctGAAGGGTATTTTTATGTTAACTTTTAAATTTACACtataatgttatataatgagaagataccttttttttttttttttttttttttttttagtaagATCCCATATAtgggtattttttttattattttatttttttattttattattttattttttttttaattcatgtTCAACTTATAATACTTTTCTTTACTTGGAAATGGCCTCTcaaaatataacaattttgttattttataaataagagGTATAGTtacatattttgtatttacattataaaattttaaagcTCTTTTAAACTTTTCACTTTTAAGAAAATGATTAATTAATTCTTGATCATTTAAATGCATAtgcttttcttttattagtCCTAATTTTAAGGACCACGTTTTTAATGCGATCGTTGTATTAGAGAAATCATTAAAATCTGTAGGTATGTTTTCCTCATGTGTTGGTATGTTTTCCTCATGTGTTGGTATGTTTTCCTCATGTGTTGGTATGTTTTCCTCATGTGTTggtatattttcttcatatgttggtatattatcataataatgttGTTTATTATTAGCATTATAGTTAAattcattcatataattgttatcattaattatatgattcacattattatttccatTTGTATCTATacattctttttctttattattattagatgaGGAtgttttttgttcattttttttataaaaatattctatGAAATTATCAGGATgttcattcatatatttataactttGAATTAATACGTCAATATCTTTACTGACTGCTTTATTCgtatgtttttctttttctaataaCTTTTCTAGAAATTTGTCTTCTgctattttttcattttgtccATATAGAAATAGCATATCTTTGTTCATATCTACATTTAAAAAGTTATTTATCTTATTTgatttattgttattatccatttctttttcataagAACTGGTATTCTTGtcattattatgtttattatttattagatCGTCGTTACTTAAAACAAGCCCTTCCTCCTTTTCTGGTTGTACGTCTTTTAGTTCTTCCATGTTTATcattttccttttccttttataATAGCCTTGTAACTAAGaagttcaaaaaaaaaaaaataaataaaaaaataataaattgagcaatgataatataaaaataaataaataaataaatatatatatatatatatatatatatcacatatgctagcttattatatatttcatatatatttcatatatatttcatatatatatctcatatatttatttaattatttatatgttcatcCCTTTTATTCAGTGTtggtaaataaaaataaactaaAAATTTGACTTACTTCATATGAGGCATTTCTATACGCTTTCatttcatcatcttcattcTTGACATAACTTTTTTCAAAAGAAtcaatatgattattatctTGATAATTTTGATTATGTTCTACCATTgcttcttgttttttttgttcctctacttttatcattttatttattttcaaaaCATTTCCATTCGTTGGATCTTTTACAGGAGTCATTCGATCATTGTtcgatttttttttcatttttaataatttgtgcagttcattttttttaaataaatttccaATATTTATAGccttatttataatattctgAATATTAATTTCGGTTGTTTCTTCTAATTTGCTTTGTTCTTCcttagaaaataaattattattattattattattattattatcgatATGTTgctgattattattttgatctacatttatattttcactGGAATGCATTTTATCATtcaaaattgtatatatgtcTTTAACgaattcatttttcttttttttatcttcataAAATAACTCTTTCACATTATTCTCAAACATGTCATAATTTtgcatatcattattttcatttaattctgatttttttaaatttgcCACTTTTTTATTTGGTGTGTTTGTTTTTTGCCTGACTTGTTCAGGTGATTTTACACAATGTTCCTgaacattttcttcattaataaatgtatttaaataattttcgatatcatcatcataattatattcattatttttattattttcattattttcattatgttcattattttcattatgttcattatttatgtgtatattcatttttgttGCATTATTTGTTTGTTGATGAATAAGGGAAGTATCCTTAAGTTTATCATCCTCAGGAGAATAATTATCATGCTCAAaaatttcattataattatttttattttttatatttttgttattgttCCCTTGGtggtatattatatcatcGTCAGTcgtatcatcatcattaatatCATATTGGTCTGActcatcatttatatgttcaCCAATGATATCATATTTGTTTGTATGatgatttatatgtttattatttatttcttcattataattaattatctTTTTCTTATGCATTACTTcgtcatcatttttatgtacGTTATCGCCATATTTTGCACTTAAAAATTGCTGATCATCTTGTATCATTTtgtcattttgtatattcaaTATTTTATCAAATTCACTAAAATGATTTTCTACATttctatttaataatttatttctaAATTCATAGTCATCATATATTTCTACATTATCTAAGGATAAGTTATCCTTACTtccaaaataataatacattttttcatCCCACTTACTTATATCTTCACCAAATAATTTCGAAGCTTCTTCAATACATTTTTGTTCATCAttcaatatattcatatttaaatttttacttaatatataattaagatcgttttttatattaaaaaaggatttttcatcttcattgtttttatcatcatctaGGGGATCATTTtcaaaaattttctttttaagtTCTTCATCATAAAGTTTATCTTCTTCTTCAAgttgttcatttttattaaacaaaTTATCCTTTTCTGAATTTCTATTTAAAAAGTCATTTACGTTTTCATGAGAAgagttttttttcttctcataatttttatcatattttttatcaccacatttttcatcatcatcataatattgatcatatttttcatcatcatcataatactgatcatatttttcatcatcatcataatactgatcatatttttcatcatcataatattgatcatatttttcatcatcataattccCTCTATCATTTTGTTCATGTCCACTTGACTTAGTCACCCCATTTTTATCTTCCATTTGATACTTCTTCAAAGTGAGTAGATCCTTCTCAATTTGCCTTTGaaaatttttcctttttcgaTCCTCCGAGTGAGAGTTTTGATTACATTCCTCTAGGACATCACGTCTTATTTTgtgtatattctttttaagaTATAAAAGTGATGATTGGTTTTGTTCATTTGCTTCTATGTTATGCATATCATTATCTATATTAAGAGAATCATAATACTTTAATTTTTCcttcattttgtttattgATTCTTCATCAGTATTATATTTGTCTTGTTGATCATATATGTACCTTTCTGAAATTGAGTATTCGTTTTGATCTTGATCATTATGACATTTgtcattattcatataatgatTATCGAATGTTTGATTCGTACATtgtttgttattattattattattattattattattattcatgggcgtatataaattatctctaaatatttgtatttcattttttaattctttatttttttttcttaaaaagtCTACATTAAATTGGTTATTCTCATTATTTGTTACATCCGTTCCTATCTCTTTTAGAAATTGTTCATTGTTTGCATTTTGCTCCAACATTTCTTGATAATTACTGTTGGGAGAACTAagttcattatattttaatataaatgatttaaaatcttctttttttaaatcctTTACATTTCTTAATTCATCTAgctgtttatttttttcaaataaattgtatacattttttttttttttttttaattcattgtattttttaatataattgatcatatgataattatgtgttataaatgaagaacatgggatatatttattttgttctctTAATGTTTCTTGTTGATTTAAAATACGTAGACAAGCTTCCCCTTGCATATCATATACACTTACCTCAATTCTGttgtttaatatatctatttttcttattttcaaattttttatataatcattaatttcgatttttttcttttttcgaTTGTTTAAGAAATTGTTAGGgtctttattataatgacctaaatttaaaaaagctAATGTTTTACATcctatatctatatatgcACCTTCTTCGTTAATAAATTTTACTGTACCATTTACTTCATCTTCTATTTTGAAAtctgtaattttttttaattttttctttttattttcttctttgaTATACATTAAATCTTGAGAATCTTTATTAAGTTGAAATTGTAGTCctaatttttctttaatttcatcaatcttttcttcatttttgttgtgcttataaatattttgttgATAAGTCATATTGGGAACATGACTTTGTTGGTATGTGTTTGTCAGATTGTTGGCAATATCTTCATCATCCTTATAATCATCAcattcattatcatcatcacattcattatcatcatcacattcattatcatcatcacattcgatataatcattatatttttcttttactttGTAATTTTCATCCCCTTCAAAATGTTCACCctcatcatatttttcacTATCACCATATGTTTTATCGTCATATGTTTTATCGTCATATGTTTTATCGTCATATGTTTTATCGTCATATGTTTTATCGTCATATTTTTGCTCACCTTTCTCATGTTGATAATTTCTTTTCAAATATCCAACTTCCCTGAGCTTGTTCAGGTTGAATTTCAACATTTTgatttcttcttcattatctGTGacttgtataatattattttttttatgaatatagcAAATGACAACATCTATGTATTTTcctatttcatatttttttttgagttctgctttttcattaaaatatcttttaatatataaatgagcTAATTGTATGAAATTAATATCTACTTTTATTAAATGGTTTTGTACATGTACAACTTTTGCTCTAACTTGATCTCCTAATTTGAAGAAATCAATGGGAAGTTTGAATTTATGTCTACATAATTTGGTTGTTCTCTTGGTTTCGTCttcatatttcattttttcttttattttttcaaataaatcATATTTCCATCTTCTtaataaatgttttttttttggtaactTTTGAATATAACTAACTGCATgaggattttttttttttttttcttctttatgcATTTCTagttcttcattttttaatgtaataaaatattcaaacaaatcatttccattttcatatattcttttattccTTCTTAAACGGTatgttatgttttttttcttatcttttaacaaattaatattattgttaacataaaaatatttctttattgtTTTACATTCATATGTTAACAAAAATAGGATAATGGataaaatcaaaaatatcatttcttatttttacataaaacatattattatatcataataaatatattgaacaTATTGAATATATTGAACATATTGAACATATTGAACATATTGAATATATTGAACATATTGAACATATTGAATATATTGAACATATTgaatatattgaatatatttaatatgtctCATCACAagcatatgtatatttatatatatatatataacaaattcaatgattataaaataacCTTTATTTTGGTATAACATGGATGTCACCTTATAATCATAAGGTAAAtcaatatgtgtatatataaacaaattttacattatgaaaaaattagatatattcatatgcttatattgaattatattttctagctgttataaatatttgttcTCATATTTAACATTCTaataagaacaaaaaaaaaaaaaaaataaataaataaataaataaataaataaaataataaatacaaagaAATATAGATGAAAAAAGTTTTAATATCTAAAATATGTTTTTGTGTAAATTTTCAttaatttctttaaaatatacatttattattcataataatcaataaatacataaatatatatggtatatatatgtattattaaagagtaaaacattttaatatatctgccctttttatttaataaaaaaaaaaaaaataaataaaataatgaaataataatagagtacccttcatattaatatatacatatatatatattatatatatatatatatatcatatatttttttatttatttatttaatattatatgtacatgtAAATATAGTTTACAGTTTTAAATCCCTCATTCtattatatacacatttcatgtatatttcaaatatatatatatatatatatgtacatatttacattttgtggttctttctttttttctttctttcttgccttttatttttttttatcatttgcttttttttttctttaaatatttacctaatattttatttatattatactgcatatataatattccaaGAATAACAAGAAAAACACCTAAAGAAAATAGTAAGGCATttaatgttttaattttGGATTCCTTCAATTGAATAATGATAGTTGTTAAGCTACTAAAGAAAACTATATTGGACATAATCAAAGGTATAACGGATGTTACAGTAAAGTGAGATAAtgatacatttaaaaaaattagttGATTAGATAAGCAAAATaatgttaaaaatattaaaatatatgaaaagaaatattcaAACATATGAAACTTTTCATTTGGTAATACACTTATTATTTGTtcagaaaatatattaacaaatcCTCCTGACATTCCACATAAAGTACAACAAAAAATTCGATAATAAATTGTGTTtgtatttattcttttatattttgatggTACTAAATATATTGCAGTAATAAGAGATAAATATTGtatttgattattattttgacatatcttataaacatatttgtaattataataataattattataatatttataactaTTACAACAACTATTATTACAACAACTATTATTACAACAACTATTATTACAACAACTATTACTACAACAACTATTACTACAACGACTATTACTACAACAACTATTACTACAACAACTATTACTACAACAactattactactactactactattattattattattattattattattattattcttattatggGTATTGTTTAATTTATAACTTCCTATACTTTCATCATTACTACTAACACTCTCAATAATTCCTCTATTACTACTAATAGTACTGGAAATAAAACCATTTTCTAAATTCGATAATGTATTATGTCTTTGTGGAATTTTGGCTAGTAAAGGAAATTTCGCCTCCTTCTTTCCATAACAACTAATgtgattattaatataactaCTGTTGTAATAAATGTAacgtttatatattttttcttctccactatatttttcaatgcctaccatattatcattattttcattgttatcatcaatatttaagttttccatatttattttattgttgattgatttttttttttttttttttcccactTCGTTTATAGCTTTTTCCTGAACATGTATACTTTCACATGAATCGTTCAGGTGATTAAAATTGTTCTTTTCAAAAATGagtatattttcttcatgtATAATATCAATTATTTcattatcctttttattaatattatcatttgtattattaaacaaaaaaaattccttatttcttttatttattatgtcttttatatttttattatttgtaagattatttaaaaatgtgCAATTTTTTtgagataataataaaaaaggaatatgaTTTTTTTGGCTAGCTGATGGATATATGTTgtgatcatatatattattattgataataattttttcacgAGTCAATTTATTGAAATAGGATTGAGGAGAATTATCTACagatcttttttttttcgtttttttttttcttgaatttttatgtatatcttTATGAAGagttaaataaattttattttttcttattagaTTGGTATTCTTTGGCATAAGAATAGGTGGTGTGTTAGAATATTCCTGTTCATACATAGATtgcatatttcttttattatttttttttttgttgataAAAATGTTGGAATAACATTtgggaattttttttttttttttttttctacctTTTGATTTAGATATGTTATCTTTACAtacttttgttttttttgaatatgtaTCATGGTTAGTAAACAAGTTTGGAGGTACTGTATCTTTTTGTTGATTGTTTATAATAAGGATTTTATTAAAAGGTAATATACACCATTCTGCTTTGCTACTACaacttttattatcatcatcataataattatttttattattattatgtctGGGTAGGATACTTATTTGGTCTTcgattttataaataataggtGCGGCATTCTTTCTGACGAGCGATTGTAAATTTTTTCTGTGATCATTTTGAAATAATTTACgtaaatgtttatatgtattatttttatgatgtaTAGTgccatcatttttatcatcatgtATAAGAAAATTGCTCCAAATATTTGGATCCTGCTTATTGCTGTGGATACATTTCAAATCATTAGAAGAATATGTCAAACTATAATGATGATTTAGTATGTGATTacgaataaaaatattgtccATTGATTTTGTTCTTCGCTTTATTTTTGGAATGAAGGAAATGTCTGGTATATGAGCTGATGATGGTctgttaatatttaattttttggaaTATAggaaattcatttttttgagATATTTCATATTTGCTATATCttgaaaatataaaggaaTAATACACatgattaataaaataataattattgtaaATATTGTAATCATATAGATAATAACTGTTGTTTGTTTatacaaatttattaaatctttcatattatgtatatctaCTTTTTTTTCAGAAAAAGTAATTATTAAAGCTATGCcagttattaaaaaaaaacttcCCATATATTGATGTAactttgtttttatttttaaggatacatttgttataattaagttccataaaatatgtacacCAGCAAAAGGAGTTACTAAAGCAGCTGAAGTAAAATATAAAGCAATAATGGTAAATATAGGATCTATAACAACACTTAACAAAATACCCAGAAGCCAAATcagtttttttttgtatatctcagtgtttatattcttttcttttatataactaTCATGAACGAATTTATCACCGAGGGCTCCAAAAAAAGAACCGATAAAGGAAATTATTATTCCAATAAATGAAGtgtccattttttttttattatgaaaattttaaGGTAgacatatgtataaataatcaCATGTGTGTGggcaatatataaataaataaataaataaataaataaataaatatatatatatatatatatatatatatatatatatatatatatatatatatttattgaggacaaatttattaattgtttcttttttttttttttttttttttttttaacgtgTATTTCCTTAAccatttattcatttatcatttataataataaaaaaaaaaaaattcatatatagcATTTCGTTATCATAATCGCAAAATGTATTACCAGTATACTTTTAAAAAGATTATTTCTATACACATAGatatgtgtttatatatatatgtatgtgctCTTTATATTTGAGAAAAGGAAGAGTAAAGACTTTGTATTATGAATACTAcgcttatattatttattaaagaaGATAAGGAAGAATCAACATtgctcatttttttttagtattcgtatataattaacaaaaaaaaaaaaaaaaaaaaaaaaaaaagtaataataataataagaaaaaatttgtATAATGTTAAGGTGGATATCAGAATTGAGGAAAAAacataatatcatataactacaccaaaatatgtatatttataaatctatataattatactCTTAAAACATTACATTGTTTAATTGTTTAATTGTGTAATTGTTTAATTGTTTAATTGTTTAATTGTGTAATTGTTTAATTGTTTAattgtttaatttttaatttcatattttaaaataatatcaatttaatgatttaatatgttctatgttataaaaataaaatataagacacaaaaaaaaaaaaaatatattattggtTGGTTTATGATTATTACGTGTGTATTCACCCTCCccccccaaaaaaaaaacattaggTGAAAGGAAAAGTAACAagagaaggaaaaaaaagagttgatatttatttatgactatataatatatatatatatatatatatatatatatatgttgttttttttaaaaaaataaaaattttgaatACTCATATGGAAGTATCTTTTCAATATAAAGAATGATACCACAATTTTTCATGTTgttatatagaaatatatatatatatatatatatatttatttatattttatttatatttcatatatatacataaatgacCATTCAGTTcttgatattttttataatatgtattatgaCATGATAtggagaagaaaaaaataatttataaaaagaatatattgctttataaaataatatgtttcattattgtaattttatcatttacaaattttattattttttgtattattcattaaatttgtgttattattatattatatatatatatatgtatttttttttttttttcctttttaattttaaaataatgagaatttaaatattattatttaatgatatattaataaagtttctgtattataaatgtaataGTTAAAATTACACCTTTTAGCacaagcaaaaaaaaaaaaaaaaaaaaaaatagaaaaagagggaataaaaatatattatatgtattatgtatatatatttgtatatatatatatattatatatatattgtatatatattatatatatatattatatatatatatatatatatatatatatatatatatatatttgtacgtattatgtatttttttttttttctttattattttttaattttattatatattaatttgtttccttatttgtttttttcattcttttttaaagttatataaataacccttattatatttttttaaataatgataaaaagagTATATAAGAACAATAAAAGAGAATGaagaataaagaaaaaatgtattatgtatgtatgtatatatttccatgattattatatatatatatatatatatatatatttatttatatatgtatatactatTATCTTCATATCCTTGTGGTTTCTTATGAAATAAATTTGacatcatattattttttttgaatacatataagaatatttttattttgtatgctttgtgttttttttttttttttttttttttatgtcaaGATATTTGTTACCTTGAAtccttttttgtttaataatataatttcccATTGTTtcgttttttcttttttttttttttttctaacctatgttatttaaaaaaaaaaaaaaaaaaaaaaaaaaaaaaaaaatgttgaatgatatgaatgataaaaaagataGTATTAGAAacagaaattataaaaaaaacaaaaaagatgaagaaagaaatataagaaaatattcaAATGATAACATTAATGTTGTAAACAATATGAAAgacatttataataataataataataatattaataaaagtgTTATAGATTGtggtaataatttaaaaagaattgAAGGGAAAAAAGTATttgaaagaaataaatttgGTCAATTTATAAAGAAATCAAATTCTCCATCTTTAAAAGACACcaatataaaaagtaataataataaaaatatgaaaaatactaatcataataatgaggaaaataataataataataatactaataATACTTTAagtaataaagaaaaaataaaagttctTATcgataaaatgaaaaaaatacaaaataaaaaagaagttaATAAAACGTTAGATAAACCTATGTATATACGAAATTTTCAGGACGAAAAAAAAGTTTCTACTCATAATAATGCttacaaattaaaaagaaatggGGACCCCAGAAATTATggagatataaaaaatggtgataatatcaaaaatggtgataataacaaaaatggtgataatatcaaaaatggtgataacataaaaaatggtgataatatCAAAAATGGTGACAATATCAAAAATGGTGACAATATCAaaaatggtgataatatcaaaaatggtgataatatCAAAAATGGTGATGACCAAATTATTGGATGTCTTAA
Protein-coding regions in this window:
- a CDS encoding magnesium transporter, putative; the encoded protein is MDTSFIGIIISFIGSFFGALGDKFVHDSYIKEKNINTEIYKKKLIWLLGILLSVVIDPIFTIIALYFTSAALVTPFAGVHILWNLIITNVSLKIKTKLHQYMGSFFLITGIALIITFSEKKVDIHNMKDLINLYKQTTVIIYMITIFTIIIILLIMCIIPLYFQDIANMKYLKKMNFLYSKKLNINRPSSAHIPDISFIPKIKRRTKSMDNIFIRNHILNHHYSLTYSSNDLKCIHSNKQDPNIWSNFLIHDDKNDGTIHHKNNTYKHLRKLFQNDHRKNLQSLVRKNAAPIIYKIEDQISILPRHNNNKNNYYDDDNKSCSSKAEWCILPFNKILIINNQQKDTVPPNLFTNHDTYSKKTKVCKDNISKSKGRKKKKKKIPKCYSNIFINKKKNNKRNMQSMYEQEYSNTPPILMPKNTNLIRKNKIYLTLHKDIHKNSRKKKTKKKRSVDNSPQSYFNKLTREKIIINNNIYDHNIYPSASQKNHIPFLLLSQKNCTFLNNLTNNKNIKDIINKRNKEFFLFNNTNDNINKKDNEIIDIIHEENILIFEKNNFNHLNDSCESIHVQEKAINEVGKKKKKKSINNKINMENLNIDDNNENNDNMVGIEKYSGEEKIYKRYIYYNSSYINNHISCYGKKEAKFPLLAKIPQRHNTLSNLENGFISSTISSNRGIIESVSSNDESIGSYKLNNTHNKNNNNNNNNNNNSSSSSNSCCSNSCCSNSCCSNSRCSNSCCSNSCCNNSCCNNSCCNNSCCNSYKYYNNYYYNYKYVYKICQNNNQIQYLSLITAIYLVPSKYKRINTNTIYYRIFCCTLCGMSGGFVNIFSEQIISVLPNEKFHMFEYFFSYILIFLTLFCLSNQLIFLNVSLSHFTVTSVIPLIMSNIVFFSSLTTIIIQLKESKIKTLNALLFSLGVFLVILGILYMQYNINKILGKYLKKKKSK